The genomic region TTCTGAAGTCATCGGCGGTGATCAGCATCAGATCGGCGGAGACCAGTTCCGATTGCGACGACAGAACGCCGGCAATCCGGAAATTCAAAACCGTACCGTCATAGGCCCGGAACGGCATGTAGTCGTCCTTGCCGATGCCGCGGAGTCGGGCGATGCCGTTGCCGATGATCAGGGTGCCGGGTTCCAGGCGGGCGCCGTCGAATTCGAACAAAGGCTTGCCCGCGCCGTCTTCGCCAGCGCCGGCCGGTGCTTCCTCAACCACGGCGGCATGGGCGGACGCCTCGTTCGGCTTGCTCGCCGGCGGCGTCAGCAACGTATAGTTGGCGCCGACCAGGCTGTCGTAATAATATCCCCACAATCGGCTTTCCACGGCGGCGACGCCGCGAATTTTCCGGATCGAGTCGATGTAACCGACGGGAAACAGATCGTGCCGGCCGGCCACGATTTTCTGCACGACGATTTCCGGCGAGCCTTTCAGAATCAGCGAAGCTTCCTTTTTGATCGAGTAGGTAAAAAACATCGTCGAGGCCAGGATGAACACAATCAGCGTGTACAGCATCAACAAGCCGGTGTTTTTCACTTTCCTGCGCAGCAACGAGGAAATCGTAAAGTCAATGATGTAACGCTGCTTTTCAATCCATGTTTTCATGGCTGCGGGCTTATTCCGACGGGTGGCTGGGTAAACGAACCGGAAGGGAAATGTTCGAAGGACAGGGGATGATCCTGGAACGGCGTATTCAGATCGGCCTGCGACAAATGCCGGGTGTAGCGGGCTTCGGTAAAAAGGCACAGATCGGTCAGTTTCAGCGTTTCGACCAGCTCGGCCTTTTCGGCCAGGCTGCTTTGCCCGACGTTTTCACGAAAAGACGCATGGGTCAGCAGCAGTGCCAACACCATAACCTGAACAGTCAGGCAATAAAAAAATAGCGACGAATATCTCATGTCTTGTTATCCGGAATACGGATGCCCGAAACCGATGTAAAAATATGGGGAGCTCAGGAAACCGCCTTTCCAGATCCAAACCCCACCGATTTTCAGTAAAATTTCCGCTGCCCGCATAACTATCTAAAAATTCCGATATTAGAAATTTCAAATACTCGTATTTTAAAAACAGGTAATAGTTTGCATAATCCATACCATTTTTTAAATTAATCTTGGTGATCATTGTTCGCGGCGCGGTTTTCCCTTCTCCAGAACAGCAGCCTGCCGGTGGATGCGCTCTGCTTATCCACCGGCTACGTTTTGAGTTTATGGCGAAATTGCCGGCCCGCATTCCGCAAGGCATCGGGGTAAAATTAAACTATGTTATTTACCGCATTATTTTTAAGGGATATGACCTACTTTTATTTTCCATAACGCAGCCCCCGGAATTCCGGCCGGAATTCGGGTATTTTCGAATAAGGATACCGACGGTCTTGCGCTTTCGGTGGACCGGAAATTCACACCGGCGACCAGTGTTCCTCGATAGTCGAAATCAATCTGCGCCATATTTTCTTGAACTCCCGAATGAGGCGTTGCCGGTCGGTTTCTGTTGCCGGGACGTCCTCGGGAGAAGCGGGCTGTACCGCTTTTATGCGATCGGCAGGAAGCTTGTTTTCGACAATGATGAAAGTGCCCGGCATCATGCCCATCCAGCAACTCCACGGCACGACTCCGGTTTCTTTGGGGGTGAATTCGATGGTTTGTTTGCCGGGCTCGATGTTGATCTTCAGATCGTATTGCGGAATGACAATCTCTCTGTTGCACTCATTCAATTCCTTGCCGTCAATAACCCATTTGACCGGCACGCCTTGCCGGAGCGTAAAGCGATTCGGAGAAAAGCTCGTTTTTAAAACCTCCATCGAAATCGTCTGTTCCGTAGCGGAAGATTCCGATTCGGCAGTAACCGGCGACCATTTCTGCGCAACGCGCGCCACCAGCGTATTGACGTCGATGCCGGTGCCGGCTACGGCCAGGCCTCGGTTGAGCATGACGGCGCCCAGCAGGACAACGATGACGCCCGAAGCCTTCAATAAT from Methylosarcina fibrata AML-C10 harbors:
- a CDS encoding ABC transporter permease; this translates as MKTWIEKQRYIIDFTISSLLRRKVKNTGLLMLYTLIVFILASTMFFTYSIKKEASLILKGSPEIVVQKIVAGRHDLFPVGYIDSIRKIRGVAAVESRLWGYYYDSLVGANYTLLTPPASKPNEASAHAAVVEEAPAGAGEDGAGKPLFEFDGARLEPGTLIIGNGIARLRGIGKDDYMPFRAYDGTVLNFRIAGVLSSQSELVSADLMLITADDFRKLFGIEQQVVTDVTVTVKNPSEIATVAAKIKKRLPDSRPLVRDEILRTYDSIFNWRGGMMIVVFSAAVLAFVIFAWDKASGLSAGERREIGILKAVGWETADVIQMKFWEGAIVSLTAFFTGVILAYVHVFFTGSLVFEPALKGWSSLYPNFELTPFINAEQLTTLFFLTVIPYTVATIVPIWRAATIDPDTAMRHTGE